The following proteins come from a genomic window of Vallitaleaceae bacterium 9-2:
- a CDS encoding aminoacyl-histidine dipeptidase — protein MNIYDLEPQSVMKFFYEINQIPRGSGNEKQISDYLVEFAKERQLEVVQDDALNVLIRKAATPGYENHKGVIIQGHMDMVCSKNAGVDHDFEKDPIDMLIDGDYITANGTTLGADNGIAVAMGLALLDAQDVKHPELEVIITTDEEVGLNGAIAFDANQLRGGYYLNLDSEEEGEFTIGCAGGLKSIINLPVYKETIETDSLICKEVAITKLLGGHSGVDIENYRANAVKLTGRILCKLDEEFDFSLLDIYGGDKDNVIPREAFFTIVFSKEEQERFDQVLDTIAQKIQHEYQSSDPNIEIVSKTIDVEKTVEVLAEASLESLIFLLMTVPNGIQTMSPELKGFVESSLNIGKVAVEDDHVVFLFAVRSSIASLKEHITNQLKCYANYCNAEFIKTAEYPEWPVKNDTELLKKAVEVYTNMYKKEPIVKSIHAGLEGGVFMEKLPHLEAISLGPDMDGVHSPDERVSISSIQRTYTYLINLIEAL, from the coding sequence ATGAATATATATGATTTAGAACCACAATCCGTAATGAAGTTTTTTTATGAAATCAACCAAATTCCACGTGGAAGTGGCAATGAAAAGCAAATCAGTGACTATCTAGTTGAGTTTGCAAAAGAGCGCCAACTTGAAGTGGTTCAAGATGACGCGCTGAATGTTTTAATACGAAAAGCGGCAACGCCAGGCTATGAAAATCATAAAGGTGTGATTATTCAAGGGCATATGGACATGGTTTGTAGTAAAAATGCAGGAGTGGATCATGATTTTGAAAAAGATCCCATTGATATGTTAATAGATGGTGACTATATTACAGCCAATGGAACAACGCTTGGAGCAGATAATGGTATTGCAGTTGCTATGGGGTTGGCATTACTTGATGCACAAGATGTTAAACATCCTGAACTAGAGGTGATTATTACAACTGATGAAGAGGTTGGCTTAAACGGGGCTATTGCTTTTGATGCAAATCAGTTGCGTGGTGGCTACTATCTTAACCTTGATTCAGAAGAAGAAGGCGAATTTACCATTGGTTGTGCAGGTGGCTTAAAATCTATCATCAATCTACCGGTATATAAAGAGACGATCGAGACAGACTCTTTAATATGCAAAGAAGTAGCAATTACCAAATTGTTAGGTGGACATTCGGGGGTGGATATAGAAAATTATCGTGCCAATGCAGTAAAGTTAACGGGAAGAATATTATGTAAACTAGATGAAGAGTTTGATTTTTCTCTATTGGATATTTATGGGGGAGACAAAGATAATGTTATTCCACGAGAAGCCTTTTTTACGATTGTCTTTTCCAAAGAAGAGCAAGAACGTTTTGATCAAGTTCTAGATACGATTGCACAAAAAATCCAACACGAGTACCAATCATCTGATCCAAATATTGAAATCGTAAGTAAAACAATAGATGTGGAAAAAACGGTTGAAGTTTTGGCAGAAGCATCATTAGAATCATTGATTTTCCTATTAATGACAGTACCTAATGGTATTCAAACGATGAGCCCAGAATTAAAAGGATTTGTTGAAAGTTCATTAAATATTGGAAAAGTTGCTGTTGAAGATGATCATGTAGTCTTTTTATTTGCAGTACGAAGCAGTATTGCGAGTCTTAAAGAGCATATTACCAATCAACTAAAATGTTATGCCAATTATTGCAATGCTGAGTTCATTAAAACAGCTGAATATCCTGAATGGCCAGTTAAAAATGATACAGAACTTCTGAAAAAGGCCGTTGAAGTATATACAAATATGTATAAAAAAGAACCGATTGTAAAATCGATTCATGCCGGACTAGAAGGTGGAGTCTTCATGGAAAAATTACCACACTTAGAAGCAATTAGCCTAGGACCGGATATGGATGGGGTACATTCACCTGATGAGCGTGTAAGCATCTCATCCATTCAACGTACCTATACATACCTTATAAATTTAATAGAAGCACTGTAA
- a CDS encoding bacteriohemerythrin, which yields MDLLLWDEKFSVHNTTLDEHHKRLFELCNEMFNLIDQENKTPIYSTAKVISELHMYAIFHFTEEEKLMEQNNFPKIEEHKKLHQAFIDKIAQLKEQYENDDVLVDYDILNFLSDWLIYHILEVDSEYADYIK from the coding sequence ATGGACTTACTACTCTGGGACGAAAAATTTTCTGTACACAATACAACATTAGATGAGCATCATAAACGATTATTTGAATTGTGCAACGAAATGTTTAATCTTATTGACCAAGAGAATAAAACGCCCATTTATTCCACAGCTAAAGTCATTAGCGAGCTTCATATGTATGCTATTTTTCATTTTACTGAAGAAGAAAAACTAATGGAACAAAATAATTTTCCCAAAATAGAAGAGCACAAAAAATTACATCAAGCGTTTATTGATAAAATTGCTCAGCTTAAGGAGCAATATGAAAACGATGATGTATTAGTTGATTATGATATCTTGAATTTTTTAAGTGATTGGCTCATCTACCATATATTAGAAGTTGATTCTGAATACGCAGACTATATAAAGTAA
- a CDS encoding TIGR03960 family B12-binding radical SAM protein, with amino-acid sequence MKKLSVPPQLLLSVEKPAQYIGNEINAVHKENGTFSTHFALCFPDLYEIGMSHLGLSILYNLMNARNDVYCERVFSPMQDMEKLLEDYDIPLFSLESQTPVQAFDFLGFTLQYEMSYTNMLNILKLSKLALRSAQRDVMDPIVCAGGPCVYNPEPIAPFVDFFYLGEAEAALPQILDLYETMKNDPSIDPKERKALFLERLLDVDGVYVPQFYDVSYHEDGTIKERHLLHEKAKPTIKKQLVVDLDTMPYASKPIVPYLQPVHDRIVLELFRGCSRGCRFCQAGFVYRPVREKSLDTLKEQASELSTQTGHDEISLISLSTSDYKELSPLCDFLIDDISKEKKVNLSLPSLRIDSFSLELMNKVQDVRKSSLTFAPEAGSQRMRDVINKGISEENILHGSKEAFLGGWNRVKLYFMLGLPSETEEDILAISKLADDIVRTYYSIDKEQRPKGGVQLIVSTSFFIPKPFTPFQWVGQDTYETFMEKQALLNKAINKKRIKYNSHDAKLSMLEGVMARGDRKVADVIEEAFLSGASFDAWSEHFNFERWQEAFAKCGVDPAFYANRHRSFDEVLPWDFIDIGVTRRFLEKEYLRSMEQVVTPNCMDKCMACGATCFNGGICYEDKN; translated from the coding sequence TTGAAAAAATTATCAGTACCACCACAACTACTTTTAAGTGTCGAAAAGCCGGCACAGTATATAGGTAACGAGATTAATGCAGTACATAAGGAAAATGGAACGTTTTCGACACATTTTGCACTTTGTTTTCCAGACTTATACGAAATTGGTATGAGTCATCTTGGACTGTCCATCTTATATAATTTGATGAATGCGCGAAACGATGTTTATTGTGAACGTGTTTTTTCGCCCATGCAAGATATGGAAAAATTACTTGAGGATTATGATATACCTTTGTTTTCGTTAGAATCACAAACACCGGTTCAAGCGTTTGACTTTTTAGGATTTACACTACAGTATGAGATGAGCTATACCAATATGCTTAATATTCTTAAACTTTCCAAGTTGGCGTTACGAAGTGCGCAGCGTGATGTAATGGATCCTATCGTTTGTGCAGGAGGTCCCTGTGTCTATAATCCGGAGCCGATTGCACCATTTGTTGACTTTTTTTATCTAGGAGAAGCTGAGGCGGCTTTACCACAGATATTAGATTTATATGAAACAATGAAAAATGACCCGAGCATCGACCCAAAAGAGCGAAAAGCATTGTTTTTAGAGCGTTTGTTAGATGTGGACGGCGTCTATGTACCCCAGTTTTATGATGTAAGTTACCATGAAGACGGAACTATTAAGGAGCGACATTTACTTCATGAAAAGGCAAAACCAACCATTAAGAAGCAGTTAGTGGTAGATTTAGATACCATGCCTTATGCCAGTAAACCAATTGTTCCATATCTTCAACCAGTACATGACCGTATTGTTTTGGAACTTTTTCGGGGATGTTCGAGAGGGTGTCGTTTTTGTCAGGCAGGCTTTGTCTATCGTCCGGTTCGTGAAAAGTCTTTAGATACGTTAAAGGAACAAGCCAGTGAACTTTCTACACAGACGGGTCATGATGAGATTTCTCTTATATCTCTTTCAACAAGCGATTATAAAGAGCTATCTCCCTTATGTGACTTTCTCATTGATGACATATCCAAGGAGAAGAAGGTGAACTTGTCTCTTCCTTCCCTGCGTATTGATTCATTTTCTTTGGAGCTTATGAACAAAGTCCAAGACGTCAGAAAGAGCAGTTTGACCTTTGCACCGGAAGCCGGTTCGCAGAGGATGCGTGATGTCATTAATAAAGGGATCTCAGAAGAAAATATATTACATGGGAGTAAAGAAGCCTTTTTAGGTGGTTGGAATCGTGTAAAATTATACTTTATGCTTGGGTTACCTTCTGAGACCGAAGAAGATATACTAGCCATTAGTAAGCTAGCTGATGATATTGTGCGAACTTATTATAGTATTGATAAGGAACAACGTCCTAAAGGCGGCGTCCAACTCATTGTGAGTACAAGCTTTTTTATTCCGAAACCTTTTACACCGTTCCAATGGGTGGGACAAGATACCTATGAGACATTTATGGAAAAACAGGCTCTTTTGAATAAGGCAATTAATAAAAAGCGAATTAAATACAACTCTCATGATGCAAAGCTTAGCATGCTTGAAGGCGTTATGGCTCGTGGAGATCGAAAAGTTGCGGATGTTATTGAAGAAGCCTTTTTATCAGGTGCAAGCTTTGATGCATGGAGTGAACACTTTAATTTTGAGCGTTGGCAAGAAGCATTTGCAAAATGTGGCGTTGATCCTGCCTTTTATGCCAATCGTCATCGCAGTTTTGATGAGGTTTTACCTTGGGACTTTATTGATATCGGGGTAACACGTCGCTTTTTGGAAAAAGAGTATTTACGAAGTATGGAACAGGTAGTCACACCAAATTGTATGGATAAATGTATGGCATGTGGAGCTACATGTTTTAACGGAGGAATATGCTATGAAGATAAGAATTAA
- a CDS encoding TIGR03936 family radical SAM-associated protein translates to MKIRIKFKKNGLMQFIGHLDFMRAWQKFFRQSGIPIAYSEGFNPHQVFSIAAPLAVGTTGDGEYLDLKLSVQDYDMDLFKQQVASVLPEGVELVDAIVLPEKAKAGMAACYAADYQLTLSDELKVRMSDERKMNEFFSQESIVVKKKNKKGKINDFDLSPGIFSYQLQGQTILCRLATGSSLNIKPELLMGALFEYMGIEVEKFTDTIYYLIHRYEIYQSLEPQRTLIEFD, encoded by the coding sequence ATGAAGATAAGAATTAAATTTAAAAAAAATGGATTAATGCAGTTTATTGGCCATTTAGATTTTATGCGCGCTTGGCAAAAATTCTTCCGACAATCCGGGATACCCATTGCCTACTCTGAAGGGTTTAATCCACATCAGGTTTTTTCGATTGCGGCGCCGCTAGCCGTTGGAACAACCGGTGATGGGGAATATTTAGACCTTAAGTTAAGTGTTCAAGACTATGATATGGACTTATTTAAGCAACAAGTGGCTTCGGTTTTGCCGGAAGGCGTTGAACTTGTTGATGCAATTGTCTTGCCTGAAAAGGCAAAAGCTGGGATGGCTGCATGTTATGCTGCAGATTATCAATTGACCCTAAGTGATGAATTAAAAGTTCGTATGTCCGATGAACGTAAGATGAACGAATTTTTTTCACAAGAATCTATTGTCGTTAAGAAGAAAAATAAAAAAGGGAAAATTAATGACTTTGACTTGTCTCCAGGAATATTTTCATATCAGCTACAGGGGCAGACAATCTTATGTAGACTGGCAACAGGATCTTCGCTTAATATTAAACCTGAACTTTTGATGGGAGCGTTGTTTGAATATATGGGAATTGAAGTTGAGAAGTTTACAGATACGATATATTATCTGATTCATCGTTATGAGATATATCAGAGCCTAGAACCGCAACGAACGCTCATTGAATTTGATTAA